DNA sequence from the Pichia kudriavzevii chromosome 4, complete sequence genome:
ATTCCCATCTTCTGCTCAAGAGTCCGGCGTTAATACTTGGTCTGCTCAGTCGGGGATGGATGTTAATAACCCTTTCCACTCACCCTCTAAAACCAATGCTATCGAAGGTACACTCTTAGCACAAAACACGTCTGTTCAAACAACTGACGATTTACCTCAAAGTATGTCTGTGACTGGGAATTCTAACGCTCCTATCACCAAAATTCTACCTGAACACTATAATAAGAATGCAGATCCAGCCAATAACGAAGAGTGTAGTAAGCATTGTGAGGAaaccaaaaatatcataACAGGCTCTCCGGGGGGATCTGAGAAGTTAACACCATCCAAGCCAGtacaatcaaaaatcactagctttttcaaactgaCACCGTCCAGAGAGTCAGATTTTAGTTCAATGGCCTCTGATGGAGGTGCTAGCCccttgaaaagaaaaatgcttgaagaaaatacatCTGCGGCGAAAAGAGGGAGATATTATTTTGATACAGATGATATATCCCATTCTAATGCAGAGTCTTCTGAGCATTCGATGTCTTCATCTCCACGCCGTAACTCGAGACGTTCAGTCTGTAACCCTACGTTGTTTGAATTGGGTAAAGATGGTGTGGTAAAGGAACAGAAGGATATCAAAACCGAACGTGCGAAACAACTAGCCGAAGTCATTACCTCtggagatgaagaagaaaatgcaGAACAAAGCGTCATTATCATAGATTGATTTATGTTTGTAAAGATCTTTTTGTTAAATGTCCATAATACTAATAAAAAGAGTAGATAGCAATGCCTCattcaacatcaaagtCAGGATCTATTTTGGCTGCACTCTCTGACACTCCCCACTTCTCACCAACGAAAACCTTGTTGTTCTTTATTTGGTTTATATCGCTAGGCAAATTCTTGCCaattttcatctttaaTTCATCTTCTAGTAATTTCTTATCCTGTTCCTTTTGGATTTGCGGTACAAGGTCACGTTCTTCGAGCTTGATAAAATCCTCAACCTTCATCACACCAAAAAGCAGGTCGTGTGTAAAACCAGTTTTGGAATTCTTTAAAGCCACCAAATCCTTTCGAAACCGCAATTTATAGCCACTCAAAGAatcattatattttttgtGGAGCATTTCTTCATAAGATTTTGCAATCAAGCTTGAACTCTGGGGCAAATCTTCATCCGGATGTTTGGACCGATAACTGTCCAAGGTTTTCGTCATTGCATTAATACAGGCAAGACGTGTCACCCTCCAAACATCACTGGGATCATCGCCATAGAATATACCGGTGTCCCTTTTGCTTTTACGACTAGCGTCTTTTCCTGCAGTTGTGTTGCTTTTGAGTCCTCTAGTATATCTGTTGTCTGATTTTGCCATTGCTTCTGGAGAGCTACAGATGATCAATGTTGGTAAagattctttttttctcccgACGCACAAAAATGCAGATTGAGCCCCGTTGTGCGGCTAATCCTGTCTCTTTTTCAGATGTTTCATGTTTTTGAAACGCAAAGTGCCCCTCGATTTCTAGATGTTATTACCAGGCAAGCATCGTCTCTTTTTCCAGGTGTGATACGTTGTGTATACTTTGTTCATTTGTGAGATTGATTGCTACGGAATAGGTCCATACAACTTTGCAGCACGGGATAAATAGCAATAATCTGGTGCGGAAGTCATCGATCCCAAATTGAGTACTGTGTGTATATTTAGAAcataataatttttcaggTGAAGTTTGCAAGAAAGGGAAGTCACTACTTCTAGAAAATAGATGCAAAATGAACAGTCATCATTATTCTGCTGGTATGCGGCATCAACCAAGCAACGTTGCTTCAGATTCAGAATTGGCATATCGCTTAGAGCCAACTATAAATCAGAATAAACTGGAACCTTCAAAAAACCCAGAGGGAGAAAATCATCATGAAAAGAGTCTGGCTTTCAATAACGATATGAATAAAAGCCCCCCACCATTACCAAATGTTCCAAGTTCGTCCGATAtatatacaaaaaaaattgcaaatttcAAACGAAAAttaaagacattgaaaGGTATTTCCACCTTAGATATAAGGAAAACATCACAGAGTACCATTAAAGGTAACAAACAGCGATGTGAAAACAATTGTGACAAGCACAAAGTAGTCACAAGCATGGATGATCGGGTATTGGCGAACGTTTTAACCATTGATAATAATGTAACCAACTTTCCCACCTGTTTTAGTAGGAACAGTTTTGACGCTTCATCACCAAAAGTAACTGCTCTGCTCGACCCGAAAAGCTTTAATT
Encoded proteins:
- a CDS encoding uncharacterized protein (PKUD0D04800); its protein translation is MAKSDNRYTRGLKSNTTAGKDASRKSKRDTGIFYGDDPSDVWRVTRLACINAMTKTLDSYRSKHPDEDLPQSSSLIAKSYEEMLHKKYNDSLSGYKLRFRKDLVALKNSKTGFTHDLLFGVMKVEDFIKLEERDLVPQIQKEQDKKLLEDELKMKIGKNLPSDINQIKNNKVFVGEKWGVSESAAKIDPDFDVE